A window of Chengkuizengella sediminis contains these coding sequences:
- a CDS encoding 2-hydroxyglutaryl-CoA dehydratase, translating into MRKSKKREVVKDSYQPDYYFQKELNRYQAEQEAELGLGQPKAQWFDPVPRQFFAKDKDSTTILFGGLTMIHDYLMEGALKGLGYHVKHMDCPDTESLRFGKEYGNRGQCNPTYFTVGNLIKYLTYLRDVEGKSKEQIVSQYLFITSGSCGPCRFGTYVTEYRKALRDAGFDGFRVLLFQQQSGLKQVTGQESALKLDSSFFLTFLKAVLIGDILNALGYRIRPYEVEEGSTNAALERCKEHLYKAFSERKQLMPALYRCRKELQAVKVDRTRVKPKVSIIGEFWAMTTEGEGNYQLQSFLESEGAEVEVQSVTAWILFLIWEGQYDTRKRMHLREADSESKGLKGKNPLKRLLILGLADRTVRGMFYTYARAIGLRGYHLPNMDEIAKVADSHYNNHLRGGEGHMEVGKLILNVKKRKVNMTISVKPFGCMPSSGVSDGVQSLITEIHPEAIFLPIETTGDGAINVYSRIQMMLFKAKQAAQKEFDEALVKKGFSVEHLQKNIYNRSPISEPLKVSKHSVACTSANIVYHL; encoded by the coding sequence ATGCGTAAATCAAAAAAACGAGAAGTTGTTAAGGATAGTTACCAGCCGGATTATTATTTTCAAAAAGAATTAAACCGGTATCAGGCTGAACAAGAAGCAGAATTAGGTCTGGGTCAACCAAAAGCACAATGGTTTGACCCGGTTCCCCGCCAATTTTTTGCAAAGGACAAAGATTCCACAACCATTCTTTTTGGTGGTCTTACCATGATCCATGACTACTTAATGGAAGGAGCGCTTAAAGGATTGGGATATCATGTCAAACACATGGATTGTCCAGATACAGAATCTCTCCGTTTTGGTAAGGAATATGGGAATCGCGGGCAATGTAATCCAACGTACTTTACTGTTGGGAATCTGATCAAATATCTTACTTATCTTCGAGATGTTGAAGGAAAATCAAAGGAACAAATTGTAAGTCAGTATCTATTCATTACAAGCGGTTCTTGTGGTCCTTGCCGTTTTGGTACCTACGTAACAGAATATCGGAAGGCACTAAGGGATGCTGGATTTGATGGGTTTCGAGTTTTGCTCTTTCAGCAGCAGAGTGGCTTAAAACAGGTTACAGGTCAAGAGTCTGCTCTCAAATTAGATAGTTCATTTTTCCTTACTTTTTTAAAGGCTGTATTGATCGGAGATATTTTGAATGCATTAGGGTATCGCATCCGCCCATATGAAGTGGAAGAGGGGTCTACTAATGCTGCCCTTGAACGCTGCAAAGAGCATTTATATAAAGCTTTCAGCGAACGTAAACAACTTATGCCGGCTTTATACCGATGTCGAAAAGAGCTTCAAGCTGTAAAAGTCGACAGAACTCGGGTAAAACCAAAAGTAAGCATTATTGGAGAGTTCTGGGCGATGACGACTGAAGGAGAAGGCAATTATCAACTGCAAAGTTTTTTGGAAAGTGAGGGTGCCGAGGTAGAAGTGCAGTCTGTCACTGCATGGATCTTATTTTTAATTTGGGAAGGACAGTATGATACTCGCAAACGGATGCATTTACGTGAAGCGGATTCCGAAAGTAAAGGTTTAAAAGGAAAGAATCCTTTAAAACGTTTACTCATTTTAGGGTTAGCTGATCGTACTGTACGCGGGATGTTCTATACCTATGCCAGAGCAATCGGGCTTCGCGGATATCACTTACCTAATATGGATGAAATAGCTAAGGTGGCCGATTCGCATTATAATAACCACCTAAGGGGTGGTGAAGGACATATGGAAGTCGGCAAACTTATTCTTAATGTGAAGAAACGGAAAGTAAATATGACTATTTCTGTTAAGCCATTCGGATGCATGCCTTCATCAGGTGTTTCTGATGGAGTTCAGTCACTCATTACTGAGATTCACCCTGAAGCGATTTTTCTTCCTATTGAAACGACGGGAGATGGGGCAATTAATGTTTATAGCAGAATACAAATGATGTTGTTTAAGGCTAAACAGGCTGCTCAGAAAGAATTCGATGAAGCTTTAGTCAAAAAGGGCTTTTCCGTAGAGCATCTTCAGAAAAATATTTACAATCGTTCGCCTATATCGGAACCCTTGAAGGTAAGTAAACATTCTGTTGCATGTACATCAGCAAATATTGTTTATCATCTTTAA
- a CDS encoding M15 family metallopeptidase, with the protein MLKSRFFTYSAGAIISSSLLLTGCANTSIPSNANSPEGVVQEEVEQSNQTTSNVIKSDEIQNIFFSEEHITISPESNYLLVLYSLLTDQTEIQVFPEDIIYEIQPSNLAVIEDNGLLTLSNDAVTGNTFDVVATYEGFSTQLTITVKYNLEDTIIIGGSEIPQITNQESIAVLVNKQRSLKDEYVPTDLVQPNIPFSFAGESEKKWLREEAARALEQLFEKADQENIQLNGVSGYRSYLTQKSIFNWNVQEQGEEQARRYSAFPGTSEHQTGLAIDVSSPSVNNVLHESLGSTKEGQWLAKHAAEFGFIIRYPQDKEHITGYAYEPWHIRYVGKEIAAEIMGQNSTLEEYFNESTPVSTR; encoded by the coding sequence ATGTTAAAATCTCGCTTTTTTACATATAGTGCAGGTGCTATTATTAGTAGCTCTTTATTACTAACAGGGTGTGCAAATACCTCAATCCCTTCTAATGCAAACTCACCAGAAGGGGTAGTACAAGAAGAAGTTGAACAATCAAATCAAACAACAAGTAATGTAATAAAATCTGATGAAATTCAAAACATCTTTTTTAGTGAAGAACATATCACCATATCACCTGAATCCAACTATTTACTTGTTCTCTATTCTTTATTAACTGATCAAACTGAAATTCAAGTTTTCCCTGAAGATATTATTTATGAAATCCAACCTTCAAACCTAGCCGTCATCGAAGATAACGGATTACTTACCCTTTCTAATGATGCAGTAACAGGGAATACATTTGATGTTGTTGCAACATATGAAGGTTTTTCAACCCAATTGACGATTACAGTAAAATATAACTTGGAAGATACAATTATAATTGGGGGAAGTGAAATTCCACAAATTACGAACCAAGAAAGTATCGCTGTACTAGTAAATAAACAAAGAAGTTTAAAAGATGAATATGTACCTACTGACCTTGTCCAACCAAATATTCCTTTTTCCTTTGCAGGAGAAAGTGAAAAAAAATGGTTGCGCGAAGAAGCTGCAAGAGCACTGGAACAATTATTTGAAAAAGCAGATCAAGAGAATATTCAGTTAAATGGAGTTTCAGGATACCGTTCTTACCTTACCCAAAAATCAATATTTAATTGGAATGTACAGGAACAAGGAGAAGAACAAGCACGAAGATATAGTGCATTCCCTGGAACAAGTGAACATCAAACTGGACTTGCCATTGATGTTTCTAGTCCAAGTGTGAATAACGTTTTACACGAAAGCTTAGGATCTACTAAAGAAGGACAGTGGTTAGCTAAGCATGCTGCTGAATTCGGTTTTATTATTCGTTATCCCCAAGATAAAGAACACATTACTGGATATGCTTATGAACCGTGGCATATAAGATACGTAGGAAAAGAAATAGCTGCAGAAATAATGGGTCAAAACAGTACGTTAGAAGAGTATTTTAATGAGAGTACACCAGTAAGTACAAGATAA
- a CDS encoding rhodanese-like domain-containing protein, producing MDSSIIFSGIVLGLLFWFIYQQLPVKGLKTLNTTDFSEALNGNKSIILIDVREPHELKTGHIKDAVNIPLSQIRKRLDEIPEDKTVMLYCRSGFRSKKAARILKKKKMNMIHLRGGMMSWHGEIKHPR from the coding sequence ATGGATAGTTCAATTATTTTTTCAGGAATCGTTCTTGGATTGTTATTTTGGTTTATATATCAGCAGTTACCAGTGAAAGGGTTAAAAACGTTAAATACAACTGATTTTTCGGAGGCACTAAATGGCAACAAATCAATAATTCTCATTGACGTTCGTGAGCCACATGAATTGAAAACAGGACACATCAAGGATGCAGTGAACATTCCACTCTCACAAATTCGAAAAAGACTAGACGAAATTCCAGAGGATAAAACCGTTATGTTATATTGTAGAAGTGGATTTCGAAGTAAAAAAGCGGCTAGAATATTAAAGAAGAAAAAAATGAATATGATTCATTTGCGTGGCGGGATGATGTCTTGGCACGGTGAGATTAAACATCCTAGGTAA
- a CDS encoding VOC family protein: MEKNILNTNVITQIGIMVKDIEKTSQVFANFFGVETPEAFWTDELDKARTEYKGSSTKARARLAFFNMGSLQLELIQPDENPSTWREFLDEKGEGVHHIAFEVKGLTEKIKIMESKNMPLVQKGEFDGGRYAYMDTNNDLKVILELLEID, translated from the coding sequence ATGGAAAAGAATATTTTAAACACCAATGTGATTACGCAAATTGGGATTATGGTAAAAGATATTGAGAAAACCTCGCAGGTATTTGCAAATTTTTTTGGAGTAGAAACACCAGAGGCTTTTTGGACGGATGAATTGGATAAAGCAAGAACTGAATATAAAGGAAGTTCTACAAAAGCAAGAGCACGGTTAGCTTTTTTTAATATGGGATCCCTACAGTTAGAACTGATACAACCTGATGAAAATCCGAGTACATGGCGTGAGTTTCTGGATGAAAAAGGTGAGGGTGTACATCATATTGCGTTTGAGGTTAAAGGATTAACTGAGAAAATAAAAATCATGGAAAGTAAAAATATGCCGCTTGTTCAAAAAGGGGAATTTGATGGTGGTAGATATGCTTATATGGATACTAACAATGATTTAAAGGTAATTCTTGAATTATTGGAAATTGATTAA
- a CDS encoding putative sulfate exporter family transporter, whose product MIENVLKKSVSINVKPFFYWTGGVMFTFIIALLSFQVAKIPGFNYIGPLATAIIISIFYRQIFGYPEKIKSGVVFSAKILLRLAIILYGLKLNIDIIFKQGLGLVGFGIISIAFSIVLTLFIAKWLKTDINLSLLVGVGTGVCGAAAIAAVSPILNSKEEDTAISIGIIALVGTIFSIIYALLLPVLPLTPDQFGIWAGISLHELANVATAAAPAGEDVLAIALLAKLGRVFLLVPLCFILIYWKKKKQSVEESEDTKIHFPWFLVGFIAMSLVGSYVIGHIILIPNEVLSNISIFTTFLLTMAMAGLGLNVNLKALRSKAMRPFIAMVITSVLLSILTFFIV is encoded by the coding sequence ATGATTGAAAACGTTTTGAAAAAGTCAGTCTCTATTAATGTTAAACCGTTTTTTTACTGGACTGGTGGAGTCATGTTTACTTTCATCATTGCACTTTTGAGTTTTCAAGTAGCTAAAATTCCGGGTTTTAATTACATTGGACCCTTAGCAACTGCCATTATCATTTCCATCTTTTATCGACAAATTTTTGGTTATCCTGAAAAAATTAAATCAGGGGTTGTTTTTTCAGCAAAAATACTATTACGTCTTGCCATTATTCTATATGGATTAAAGTTAAATATAGACATTATATTCAAACAAGGATTAGGATTAGTTGGTTTCGGAATCATTTCAATCGCTTTTTCAATTGTATTAACCCTTTTCATCGCAAAATGGTTAAAGACTGATATAAACTTATCGTTGTTAGTTGGTGTCGGAACCGGGGTTTGCGGTGCTGCGGCCATTGCTGCAGTCTCTCCTATTCTTAATTCTAAAGAGGAAGATACCGCAATAAGTATAGGGATCATTGCTTTAGTCGGTACGATATTTTCCATCATTTATGCATTGTTACTTCCAGTCTTACCACTCACACCAGATCAATTTGGGATTTGGGCAGGAATTAGTTTACATGAGTTAGCAAATGTGGCTACTGCTGCTGCACCTGCTGGTGAGGATGTGTTAGCCATTGCATTACTGGCTAAACTTGGTCGTGTATTTTTACTTGTTCCTTTATGTTTTATTCTTATTTACTGGAAAAAGAAAAAACAATCTGTCGAAGAATCAGAAGATACGAAAATTCATTTTCCATGGTTCCTAGTTGGCTTTATCGCAATGAGTTTAGTTGGAAGTTATGTGATTGGTCATATCATTTTAATTCCTAATGAAGTCTTAAGTAATATATCAATCTTTACAACCTTTTTATTAACGATGGCTATGGCAGGTTTAGGTTTAAATGTAAACCTAAAAGCACTTCGTTCAAAAGCCATGCGTCCTTTTATAGCAATGGTCATCACATCCGTTCTGTTATCTATTTTGACATTCTTCATCGTTTAA
- a CDS encoding LysR family transcriptional regulator, with protein sequence MDHQLLVFTTVVEKKNFSRAAEELHMTQPAVSQYIQALEQQIGTRLLERSNKFVRLNMAGEIVYHHAKEILGHYTRMQYLVDDLMNKASGDLFIGASYSFGEYVLPQMISNMLEEYPLIKPSITIRNSKRIVNLLIKNELEVGIVEGEFNHQNLNIEPFAEDLMYVTVSANHPFSSQKSITKEELESETWIIREEGSGTREATDKMFRTLQLNPRNKMEFGSTQIIKESVESGIGISLLSKWAIQRELSSGTLHVVEFEGLPVRRKFSIVTRTVPFQTKAMELFLKIVREQYN encoded by the coding sequence ATGGATCATCAGTTACTTGTTTTTACTACAGTAGTAGAGAAAAAGAATTTTTCTCGTGCAGCCGAAGAACTGCATATGACTCAACCTGCTGTTAGTCAATACATTCAAGCACTTGAGCAGCAGATTGGGACAAGGTTGTTAGAACGTAGCAATAAGTTTGTTCGATTAAATATGGCTGGAGAAATAGTATATCATCATGCGAAGGAAATATTGGGACATTATACAAGGATGCAATATTTAGTAGATGATTTAATGAATAAGGCAAGTGGAGATTTATTCATTGGTGCAAGTTATTCTTTTGGTGAATATGTATTACCTCAAATGATTTCAAATATGCTAGAGGAGTATCCACTTATCAAACCTTCGATTACGATAAGAAATTCAAAAAGAATTGTAAATTTACTTATCAAAAATGAATTAGAAGTTGGGATCGTAGAAGGCGAATTTAACCACCAAAATTTAAATATAGAACCCTTTGCAGAAGACTTAATGTATGTAACGGTGTCGGCAAATCATCCATTTTCAAGTCAGAAAAGCATAACGAAAGAAGAACTAGAATCAGAAACATGGATTATAAGAGAGGAGGGTTCTGGTACGAGAGAAGCAACAGATAAAATGTTTAGAACCTTACAATTAAACCCTCGAAATAAAATGGAGTTTGGAAGCACACAAATTATAAAGGAATCAGTAGAATCAGGAATTGGTATTTCTTTGCTTTCAAAATGGGCAATCCAAAGAGAGTTATCTTCGGGTACATTACATGTAGTAGAATTTGAAGGTTTACCTGTTCGAAGAAAGTTTTCTATTGTGACAAGAACCGTTCCTTTTCAAACAAAAGCGATGGAATTATTTTTGAAAATCGTACGTGAACAATATAATTAA
- a CDS encoding cytochrome P450, whose amino-acid sequence MKVRTGIPIASSEETKLFQNDLKGVLTLQQKYMKDRVVYIPEPNKGLYILFNAEDIQEVLVTKQKYFEKGSTTNLLKSLLGDGLVTSEYHKHRKDRKLMQPMFQFQSIENFAPHMVKQTLSLLKNWEDGQQRDISREMNEVTLNIITDTMFGTKVDKNLLGDLRSSLKNFARFIMKNTRNKPVDEKEIMNFRQNIQLLNQVVFSIIEKRKSENIDDYHDLLSLLLKARDENNNQLTNEEIKDQVMTIFVAGHGTTANMLSWIWFLVSQHPEVEQKFYEEIDMVLAGRPPTIHDLKNLQYTDLIIQESLRFYPVVYQLRRKVIEEVTIGDHTFQKGDEILLSQYALHRSPLYYDREDEFIPERFLDDIIKNNPKFSYFPFGGGSRVCIGNHFALQEAALILSTIAQQYKFHLHNPTKVEIEPLITLSPKNGIEMTLKKR is encoded by the coding sequence ATGAAAGTAAGAACAGGAATACCCATTGCTAGCTCTGAAGAAACAAAGCTGTTTCAAAATGATTTAAAAGGCGTTCTAACACTTCAGCAAAAATATATGAAAGATCGTGTTGTGTATATTCCAGAACCAAACAAAGGGCTTTATATTTTATTTAATGCAGAGGATATTCAAGAAGTACTTGTTACAAAACAAAAATACTTTGAAAAAGGTTCAACGACAAATCTATTAAAAAGCTTACTAGGAGATGGGCTGGTCACTAGTGAATATCATAAACATCGGAAAGATCGTAAATTAATGCAACCTATGTTTCAATTTCAATCCATTGAAAACTTTGCCCCTCATATGGTAAAACAAACCCTTTCTTTATTAAAAAATTGGGAGGATGGACAACAGAGGGATATCTCACGAGAAATGAACGAAGTAACCCTAAACATCATTACTGACACGATGTTTGGAACCAAAGTGGATAAAAATCTATTAGGTGATTTACGCTCATCTTTAAAAAATTTTGCAAGATTCATTATGAAAAATACAAGGAATAAACCAGTTGATGAAAAAGAAATTATGAACTTCCGTCAAAACATACAGTTATTAAATCAAGTTGTATTCTCTATTATAGAAAAACGGAAAAGTGAAAATATAGATGACTATCATGATTTATTATCTCTTTTATTAAAAGCTAGAGATGAAAATAATAACCAACTAACAAATGAAGAAATTAAAGATCAAGTGATGACCATTTTTGTTGCAGGACATGGTACAACCGCAAATATGTTATCTTGGATATGGTTTTTAGTCTCTCAACATCCAGAAGTTGAACAAAAATTTTATGAAGAAATCGATATGGTTCTTGCTGGTCGCCCCCCAACGATTCACGATCTCAAAAATCTGCAATATACAGATCTAATCATACAAGAATCTCTTAGATTTTACCCAGTAGTATACCAATTGCGAAGAAAAGTCATAGAAGAGGTAACAATCGGGGATCATACCTTCCAAAAGGGAGATGAAATCTTATTAAGTCAATATGCATTACATAGAAGTCCACTTTATTACGATAGAGAAGATGAATTTATTCCAGAAAGATTTTTAGATGATATTATTAAAAACAACCCAAAATTTTCATATTTTCCTTTTGGAGGTGGATCAAGAGTATGCATTGGAAATCACTTTGCTCTGCAGGAAGCTGCTCTAATATTATCCACCATTGCCCAACAATATAAATTTCACCTTCATAACCCTACAAAGGTTGAAATCGAACCGTTAATCACATTAAGTCCAAAAAATGGAATAGAGATGACTTTGAAAAAACGTTAA
- a CDS encoding 1,4-dihydroxy-6-naphthoate synthase: MNIYFSPCPNDTFIFHAWAHGLIPDAPELDVTYADIDITNKIVFSKNNKPDILKISYAALPWALSEYALLPCGGALGRGCGPLLLTNNEASAEDPASLSGKRVAVPSEKSTAYLLFRLWAAGHVQGGVGEIIVMPFHEIMPAVRDGKIDAGLVIHEARFTYPSYGLTMMVDLGNWWESDTDLPIPLGAIIAHKSLNLEAISSWIRASVQYAWKHPEASKDYVMKHAQEMSPEVAKAHINLYVNEFSANLGDKGYEAIHTLLNRAAEQGLVPKISLSQLRMKIP, encoded by the coding sequence TTGAACATATATTTCTCACCTTGTCCAAATGATACATTTATTTTTCATGCATGGGCACACGGCCTTATTCCGGATGCACCTGAACTGGATGTCACCTATGCAGACATTGACATTACCAACAAAATTGTTTTTTCAAAAAATAATAAACCTGATATTTTAAAAATATCCTATGCAGCTCTACCATGGGCTCTTTCAGAGTATGCACTTTTGCCATGTGGAGGTGCACTAGGAAGAGGGTGTGGACCACTTTTACTTACTAACAATGAGGCAAGTGCAGAAGATCCCGCTTCGTTATCTGGTAAACGTGTAGCTGTTCCTAGTGAAAAATCAACAGCATATTTATTATTTAGACTGTGGGCTGCCGGGCACGTACAAGGTGGAGTAGGTGAAATTATCGTCATGCCATTTCATGAAATTATGCCCGCGGTTCGTGATGGAAAAATAGATGCTGGCTTAGTGATTCATGAAGCACGTTTTACTTATCCTTCCTATGGTTTAACCATGATGGTCGATTTAGGAAACTGGTGGGAATCAGACACTGATCTACCTATTCCACTCGGAGCTATCATTGCCCATAAATCTCTGAATCTTGAAGCTATAAGTTCTTGGATTCGTGCCTCAGTTCAATATGCATGGAAACATCCAGAGGCTTCAAAAGATTACGTCATGAAACACGCACAGGAGATGTCTCCAGAAGTTGCTAAAGCACATATAAATTTATATGTAAATGAATTCAGTGCCAATCTAGGGGATAAAGGGTATGAAGCAATCCACACTTTACTTAACAGAGCAGCGGAACAAGGGTTAGTCCCAAAAATAAGTTTAAGCCAGTTAAGAATGAAAATCCCATAA
- a CDS encoding futalosine hydrolase has product MIEDNKQILIVTAVEAEKEAILKGLHNTDNIHVIAAGVGLAAAAANTTKALCTSKYDVVISMGIGGGFADRAEVGSIVIANEIIAADLGAETAEGFCSLDELGFGSARVDVDVTLLNKVYEPLGKTKMMVHIGPILTLSTVTGTSETAVELASRIKGAAVEAMEGFGVATAAHEFGIPVLEIRSISNPVGPRDREAWRMKEAFEGLTKTSTVLQEVFC; this is encoded by the coding sequence ATGATTGAGGATAATAAACAAATTCTTATTGTGACTGCTGTTGAAGCAGAAAAAGAAGCGATATTAAAAGGACTTCATAATACAGACAATATTCATGTAATTGCAGCTGGTGTTGGTCTAGCAGCTGCGGCTGCCAATACAACCAAAGCCTTATGCACATCTAAATATGATGTAGTGATTAGCATGGGAATTGGTGGAGGATTTGCAGATCGTGCTGAGGTTGGTTCAATCGTAATTGCAAATGAAATCATTGCTGCTGATTTAGGTGCTGAAACAGCTGAAGGTTTTTGCAGTTTAGATGAACTTGGTTTTGGTTCTGCTCGTGTGGATGTGGATGTTACCCTCTTGAATAAGGTATATGAACCACTTGGAAAAACGAAAATGATGGTTCATATTGGTCCTATACTAACACTATCAACCGTTACAGGCACTTCTGAAACCGCAGTAGAACTAGCTAGTCGAATAAAAGGAGCAGCGGTTGAAGCAATGGAAGGTTTTGGAGTTGCAACTGCGGCACATGAATTTGGGATACCCGTTTTAGAAATACGTTCAATTTCTAACCCAGTTGGACCACGGGATAGAGAAGCCTGGCGTATGAAAGAGGCATTTGAAGGGCTAACTAAAACAAGTACAGTACTACAGGAGGTGTTCTGTTGA